Proteins encoded in a region of the Streptomyces sp. NBC_00258 genome:
- a CDS encoding lipid II:glycine glycyltransferase FemX, with amino-acid sequence MSALLVPPSRVPRPRNPGVALRTITAETYRAFLASPDGAALGAGFLQCPSWADVKEGWRAQLLGWGPDPEAGELTGVALVLLRQFPGTRRYFAYLPEGPVADWNDPDVDDWLGPLLEHLRRVGAFAVRIGPSPAYRRWDAALLKPLAGPGRRLGDVLASEVDPLGTAVAERLRARGWRRCGGDGTGASGTGGGGTGGDGDAQPRHVFRVPLAGRTTEDLWSGLNQEWRRNVRRAQKEGVEVVVGSAAELPEFYRLLGITERRDGFRLGRSLAYYERQYAVLNAEEPGRMKLYLARHRGEVLAAHTMITVGRRAWYQTGASADHRREVRPSNALQWRMLLDAHALGADVYDMRGVPSTLDPEERTYGLLRWKLGTGGQVVETLGEWERALGGSANHALYRAFQAYLNRR; translated from the coding sequence GTGTCAGCGCTGCTCGTGCCGCCCAGCCGCGTGCCCCGGCCACGGAACCCGGGCGTGGCCCTGCGAACCATCACCGCGGAGACGTACCGCGCCTTCCTCGCGTCCCCCGACGGCGCCGCCCTCGGCGCCGGTTTCCTGCAGTGCCCGTCCTGGGCCGACGTCAAGGAGGGCTGGCGCGCCCAACTGCTCGGCTGGGGGCCGGATCCGGAGGCGGGCGAACTGACCGGCGTGGCCCTGGTGCTGCTGCGGCAGTTCCCCGGCACCCGCAGGTACTTCGCCTACCTTCCCGAGGGACCCGTCGCGGACTGGAACGACCCCGACGTCGACGACTGGCTCGGTCCGCTCCTCGAACACCTGCGCCGCGTGGGCGCCTTCGCCGTGCGCATCGGCCCGTCGCCCGCCTACCGGCGCTGGGACGCCGCCCTGCTCAAACCGCTCGCCGGGCCCGGCCGACGCCTGGGCGACGTACTTGCCAGCGAGGTCGACCCGCTCGGCACCGCCGTCGCCGAGCGGCTGCGGGCCCGCGGCTGGCGCCGCTGCGGTGGTGACGGGACCGGAGCAAGCGGAACCGGAGGAGGCGGAACCGGAGGGGACGGGGACGCCCAGCCCCGGCACGTCTTCCGGGTGCCGCTCGCCGGACGCACCACCGAGGACCTGTGGTCCGGACTCAACCAGGAGTGGCGCCGCAATGTGCGCCGAGCACAGAAGGAGGGCGTGGAGGTGGTGGTGGGCAGTGCGGCCGAACTCCCCGAGTTCTACCGGCTGTTGGGCATCACCGAGCGACGCGACGGGTTCCGGCTCGGCCGCTCGCTCGCCTACTACGAGCGCCAGTACGCGGTGCTCAACGCCGAGGAACCGGGCCGGATGAAGCTGTACCTCGCCCGTCACCGAGGAGAGGTCCTGGCCGCCCACACGATGATCACGGTGGGCCGCCGGGCCTGGTACCAGACCGGCGCCTCGGCCGACCACCGCCGTGAGGTCCGGCCCTCCAACGCCCTGCAGTGGCGGATGCTGCTGGACGCCCACGCCCTCGGCGCCGACGTGTACGACATGCGCGGGGTACCCTCCACACTCGATCCCGAGGAACGTACGTACGGACTGCTGCGGTGGAAGCTCGGCACCGGAGGACAGGTCGTCGAGACGTTGGGGGAATGGGAGAGGGCCTTGGGCGGCAGCGCCAACCACGCGCTCTACCGCGCCTTCCAGGCATACCTGAACCGCCGATGA
- a CDS encoding serine/threonine-protein kinase — translation MLVTPEAGDRIADRYLLREPIGSGGMGVVWLAWDERLERRVAVKCARLDDDRAARRLMGEARNAGRLHHPNIVGVFDFVDEGATCWIIMEYVPSRSLAQIVTEGGPLTPEEAGSIGCQIAAALAKSHNEGVVHGDVTPENILVTDEGIARLTDFGISRALWSDVTHSTTGGVRGKPRYLAPELAKGLPAGEKSDVFSLGASLFSAVEGRSPYGEAEHPMAYLARAVEGHIEPAHRAGPLDGPLTALLEVEPRRRPDAARAQQLLTRAAPPPPHIQEQLHDSRTGDLASRTLRLGRFLRHPRDFTPFMLQPPRPVRRRRPLAITAVALVAAGAITAGLVLFGPWASKDDDRSGRTGAADAKPSATAQAGAIGDERTANPCGLLGAASLSRFGGTALDPDYGEIDRCDVLVRNNSGDDIADVEVNLDSDRDDFDGVGSTRLVGSLTVVTLKRDENACERAVLTTDGKQIRVIAKQLGKVAPDPCQMADTATDQVVGVLAEGPVPRRASSPAANSLARLDACTLLDATELKRLSGVEADNRDRGFGSWDCDWSSDDGNRAVEIQFSRDNSLDADDGTPVNVAGTKSYSIADEAEDDSCTVRTPHRTYTNSVGDRTTELFQLTVYAPQPSGQLCDTATEFAAVVVRNIAKRLPGK, via the coding sequence GTGCTGGTGACGCCGGAGGCCGGGGACAGGATCGCCGACCGGTATCTCTTGCGGGAGCCCATCGGCAGCGGCGGGATGGGCGTCGTCTGGCTGGCCTGGGACGAGCGGCTCGAACGGCGGGTCGCGGTCAAGTGCGCCCGCCTGGACGACGACCGGGCCGCGCGGCGGCTCATGGGCGAGGCGCGCAACGCCGGGCGGCTGCACCACCCGAACATCGTGGGCGTCTTCGACTTCGTCGACGAGGGTGCCACCTGCTGGATCATCATGGAGTACGTCCCCTCGCGCAGCCTCGCGCAGATCGTGACGGAGGGCGGCCCGCTCACGCCCGAGGAGGCCGGGTCGATCGGCTGCCAGATCGCGGCCGCGTTGGCGAAGTCCCACAACGAGGGCGTGGTGCACGGCGATGTGACACCGGAGAACATCCTCGTCACCGACGAAGGCATCGCGAGACTGACCGACTTCGGGATCTCGCGGGCCCTGTGGAGCGACGTCACCCACAGCACGACGGGCGGTGTGCGCGGCAAACCCCGGTATCTGGCACCGGAGTTGGCCAAGGGGCTGCCCGCGGGCGAGAAGTCCGACGTGTTCTCCCTGGGAGCCTCCCTGTTCTCGGCGGTCGAGGGCCGGTCGCCGTACGGGGAGGCCGAACACCCCATGGCGTATCTGGCCCGGGCCGTCGAGGGACACATCGAGCCCGCGCACCGGGCCGGACCGCTGGACGGGCCGCTCACCGCCCTGCTGGAGGTGGAGCCCCGGCGCCGGCCCGACGCCGCCAGGGCACAGCAGCTGCTGACGCGCGCCGCACCCCCGCCCCCGCACATACAGGAGCAGTTGCACGACAGCCGTACGGGGGACCTCGCGTCCCGCACGCTGCGGCTGGGGCGATTCCTGCGTCACCCGCGGGACTTCACGCCCTTCATGCTTCAGCCGCCACGGCCCGTACGCCGCCGCCGGCCTTTGGCGATCACGGCGGTGGCGCTGGTCGCGGCGGGCGCGATCACGGCCGGGCTCGTCCTCTTCGGCCCGTGGGCCTCGAAGGACGACGACAGGAGTGGCCGTACCGGCGCGGCCGACGCGAAGCCGTCGGCCACGGCGCAGGCCGGCGCCATCGGCGACGAGCGCACGGCGAACCCCTGCGGGCTGCTCGGCGCGGCCTCGCTGAGCCGCTTCGGCGGCACCGCGCTGGACCCCGACTACGGGGAGATCGACCGGTGCGACGTCCTGGTGCGCAACAACAGCGGTGACGACATCGCGGACGTCGAGGTGAACCTCGACTCGGACCGGGACGACTTCGACGGTGTCGGGTCCACCCGCCTGGTCGGCAGCCTCACGGTCGTGACGCTGAAGCGGGACGAAAACGCCTGCGAACGGGCCGTCCTGACCACCGACGGCAAGCAGATCCGCGTCATCGCGAAGCAGCTCGGCAAGGTGGCGCCCGACCCGTGCCAGATGGCCGACACCGCCACCGATCAGGTGGTCGGCGTGCTGGCCGAGGGCCCGGTGCCCCGCCGTGCGTCGTCGCCGGCCGCGAACTCCCTGGCCCGGCTCGACGCCTGCACGCTGCTGGACGCCACCGAGCTCAAGCGGCTTTCCGGCGTCGAGGCGGACAACCGGGACCGCGGCTTCGGTTCCTGGGACTGCGACTGGTCGAGCGACGACGGCAACCGCGCCGTGGAGATCCAGTTCAGCCGGGACAACTCGCTGGACGCAGACGACGGAACGCCGGTGAACGTCGCCGGCACGAAGAGCTACTCCATCGCGGACGAGGCCGAGGACGACAGCTGCACCGTACGGACCCCGCACCGCACCTACACCAACTCGGTCGGCGACCGGACCACCGAACTCTTCCAGCTGACCGTGTACGCCCCGCAGCCTTCCGGCCAACTGTGCGACACCGCAACGGAGTTCGCGGCTGTCGTCGTACGGAACATCGCGAAACGACTGCCGGGGAAGTGA
- the murJ gene encoding murein biosynthesis integral membrane protein MurJ: MTHTTPAGTDSTEATAGTAEATAEATAEPTAEATAERTKTASTARGSAVMAAGSVVSRATGFARSAVVAAALGTIGPTADGYAVGNALPTIVYMLLLGGALNAVFVPELVKAAKEHDDGGAAYTDRLVTVCVLALLAITATAVWAAPAIVDAYTDYTGPQAAMTTALARYCLPQIFFLGLFTLLGQVLNARGRFGAMMWAPVLNNLVVMTVFGLYLALAMGGGDTLTATETAVLGWGTTAGIAVQALALLPALRAARFRWRPRFDWRGSGLTRPLRAAGWLVLLVLANQAAYWVTTRLATTAGLDGGPGYGAYNNAYALWVVPHGIITVSVVTALMPRMSAAAADGDTGAVRRDVSHALRVCASAVVPAACALFALAQPVMALVFGYGRTGADDTAAMAGILMAFAPGLIALSGQYVLSRAFYALSDTRTPFLLNLVIVALNAGLSLAAAHLLPARWAVTGMAAAYSLALCAGMAVTGLVLSRRLAVARPLRSSAVGAHARLLLAAVPATALGHLAALGAVRAGALVAATAGAVVVVLVFALLTRPLRLAELDALLSGVRRGRTRN, from the coding sequence ATGACCCATACGACACCGGCCGGCACGGACAGCACGGAAGCGACCGCGGGGACCGCGGAAGCAACGGCGGAAGCAACGGCGGAACCGACGGCGGAAGCAACGGCGGAACGGACCAAAACAGCCTCCACGGCCCGCGGCAGCGCCGTCATGGCCGCCGGATCCGTCGTCTCCCGGGCCACCGGATTCGCCCGGTCCGCCGTGGTCGCGGCGGCGCTGGGCACCATCGGGCCGACCGCCGACGGCTACGCGGTGGGCAACGCCCTGCCCACCATCGTCTACATGCTGCTCCTCGGCGGCGCGCTGAACGCCGTCTTCGTGCCGGAGCTGGTCAAGGCCGCCAAGGAGCACGACGACGGGGGCGCCGCGTACACCGACCGGCTCGTCACCGTCTGCGTCCTCGCCCTGCTGGCGATCACCGCGACCGCGGTGTGGGCGGCGCCCGCGATCGTCGACGCGTACACCGACTACACCGGCCCGCAGGCGGCCATGACCACCGCGCTCGCCCGCTACTGCCTGCCCCAGATCTTCTTCCTCGGACTGTTCACGCTGCTCGGACAGGTACTCAACGCCCGCGGCCGGTTCGGCGCGATGATGTGGGCGCCGGTCCTCAACAACCTCGTCGTCATGACCGTGTTCGGCCTGTACCTCGCCCTGGCCATGGGCGGCGGGGACACGCTCACCGCGACCGAGACCGCCGTGCTCGGCTGGGGCACGACCGCCGGTATCGCCGTCCAGGCGCTCGCCCTCCTCCCCGCGCTGCGCGCGGCCCGCTTCCGCTGGCGGCCCCGCTTCGACTGGCGCGGCAGCGGACTGACCCGCCCCCTGCGAGCGGCCGGCTGGCTGGTGCTCCTCGTCCTGGCCAACCAGGCCGCGTACTGGGTCACCACCCGGCTGGCCACCACCGCGGGACTCGACGGCGGCCCCGGATACGGCGCGTACAACAACGCCTATGCCCTGTGGGTCGTACCGCACGGCATCATCACGGTCTCCGTGGTGACCGCGCTGATGCCCCGGATGAGCGCGGCCGCCGCCGACGGGGACACCGGCGCCGTGCGGCGCGACGTCTCCCACGCCCTGCGCGTCTGCGCGTCCGCCGTCGTACCCGCCGCCTGCGCGCTGTTCGCCCTGGCCCAGCCGGTGATGGCGCTCGTCTTCGGATACGGCAGGACCGGCGCCGACGACACGGCCGCCATGGCCGGCATCCTGATGGCCTTCGCGCCGGGACTGATCGCCCTGTCCGGCCAGTACGTCCTGTCCCGCGCCTTCTACGCGCTCTCCGACACCCGTACGCCGTTCCTGCTCAACCTCGTGATCGTCGCCCTCAACGCGGGCCTTTCCCTGGCCGCCGCCCACCTGCTGCCGGCCCGCTGGGCCGTGACGGGTATGGCTGCGGCGTACTCCCTGGCGCTGTGCGCGGGCATGGCGGTGACCGGCCTGGTGCTGAGCCGCCGGCTCGCCGTCGCCCGCCCCCTGCGCTCGTCCGCCGTCGGCGCCCACGCGCGGCTGCTGCTCGCCGCCGTCCCCGCCACCGCCCTCGGCCACCTCGCGGCCCTGGGCGCCGTACGGGCCGGGGCCCTGGTCGCTGCAACTGCCGGGGCGGTCGTCGTCGTCCTCGTCTTCGCCCTGCTCACCCGCCCCCTGCGACTCGCCGAACTCGACGCGCTGCTCTCCGGCGTACGCCGCGGACGGACCCGGAACTGA
- a CDS encoding FHA domain-containing protein, whose translation MTEPGTAPGRPGGRSMPAPGGRFLPATHGSLARGASAPLPGTLFALALTGGMTLGPGEGREVLFGRNRPEVHVCLGEDDPRLSRHQGTLTHRDGRWWVSNAGRLPIRCAGARLLFRGEEPLPLDTGYTPLFVGGSGGREHLLEVFVTGPEDELPVPRHGDVTRPPRVWVLTEQEKLALVVLGRRYLLHEPRPQPLTWRQTAAELAGSQPYAGWTDKRVEHLVNGVRTRLSRDGVPWLTREELGEPLGNALNDNLIRALLASTTLVPTDLALIDAA comes from the coding sequence ATGACCGAGCCGGGAACGGCACCAGGACGGCCGGGTGGGCGGTCGATGCCCGCTCCGGGCGGCCGGTTCCTGCCCGCCACCCACGGGAGCCTCGCCCGGGGCGCGTCGGCGCCGCTGCCCGGCACCCTCTTCGCGCTCGCACTGACCGGTGGCATGACGCTGGGACCCGGGGAGGGGCGTGAGGTCCTGTTCGGCCGCAACCGGCCCGAGGTACACGTCTGCCTCGGCGAGGACGACCCCCGGCTCAGCCGTCACCAGGGCACGCTCACCCACCGGGACGGCCGCTGGTGGGTGAGCAACGCCGGGCGGCTGCCGATCCGCTGCGCCGGGGCCCGTCTGCTGTTCCGGGGCGAGGAGCCACTGCCGCTCGACACCGGCTACACCCCGCTGTTCGTCGGCGGTTCGGGTGGCCGGGAGCACTTGCTCGAGGTCTTCGTCACCGGCCCCGAGGACGAGTTGCCGGTACCGCGACACGGTGACGTCACCCGCCCGCCCCGGGTGTGGGTGCTGACCGAGCAGGAGAAGCTCGCCCTCGTCGTGCTGGGCCGGCGGTACCTGCTGCACGAGCCCCGGCCGCAGCCGCTGACCTGGAGGCAGACGGCCGCCGAACTCGCCGGGTCGCAGCCGTACGCGGGCTGGACGGACAAGCGCGTCGAGCACCTGGTCAACGGCGTACGCACCCGGCTGTCCCGCGACGGGGTGCCCTGGCTGACCCGCGAGGAGCTCGGCGAGCCGCTGGGCAACGCGCTCAACGACAACCTGATCCGGGCACTGCTGGCGTCGACCACGCTCGTACCGACGGACCTGGCACTGATCGACGCCGCCTGA
- a CDS encoding (R)-mandelonitrile lyase: protein MEILKKQATVKAPAEWFTGDVWFDVVLAGQEPSRMRANMVRFSPCARTDWHSHAMGQTLHIVSGTALIGTRDGTVIEAHPGDTIHTPPGEEHWHGATADHFMTHLAMWEGPGPDGGPETTWLEKVDDAEYGAPRSSTR, encoded by the coding sequence ATGGAAATCCTCAAGAAGCAGGCCACGGTGAAGGCGCCCGCCGAATGGTTCACGGGTGACGTCTGGTTCGACGTCGTCCTCGCCGGCCAGGAGCCGTCCCGGATGCGCGCCAACATGGTGCGCTTCTCGCCGTGCGCCCGTACCGACTGGCACTCCCACGCCATGGGCCAGACCCTGCACATCGTCTCCGGCACAGCCCTGATCGGCACCCGTGACGGCACGGTCATCGAGGCCCACCCCGGCGACACGATCCACACCCCGCCGGGCGAGGAGCACTGGCACGGCGCCACCGCCGACCACTTCATGACCCACCTCGCGATGTGGGAGGGCCCCGGCCCGGACGGCGGCCCCGAGACCACCTGGCTGGAGAAGGTCGACGACGCCGAGTACGGGGCGCCGCGCAGCAGCACCCGCTGA
- a CDS encoding zinc-dependent alcohol dehydrogenase family protein, whose translation MRATLIYGAGDIRVENVPDPKIHRPTDAIVRVLRSCICGSDLWPYGSREATEHGDRIGHEFLGIVEELGPEVSGLKRGDLVVAPFVWSDNTCDFCAEGLQTSCRHGGGWAAGDVDGGQGEAVRVPQAQGTLVKLPVAEDSALLPSLLTLSDVFCTGHHCAVTAGVGPRTTVTVVGDGAVGLSAVLAARWLGAERIILMGRHKGRTDLGRDFGATDVVAERGEEGIERVRELTGGDGTHTVLECVGTLPALNMSVGAVRAGGTISRVGAPQYSEVPLGFPEFMKNLTLTGGVAPARAYIEELLPDVLEGRIEPGRVFDRTVGMDGVPDGYRAMADREALKVLVEP comes from the coding sequence ATGCGAGCAACACTGATCTACGGCGCCGGCGACATCCGCGTCGAGAACGTCCCCGACCCGAAGATCCACCGGCCCACCGACGCGATCGTCCGGGTGCTGCGCTCCTGTATCTGCGGCAGCGACCTGTGGCCGTACGGGTCGCGCGAGGCCACCGAGCACGGGGACCGCATCGGCCACGAGTTCCTCGGCATCGTGGAGGAACTCGGCCCGGAGGTGTCCGGGCTGAAGCGCGGCGACCTGGTCGTCGCCCCCTTCGTCTGGTCCGACAACACCTGCGACTTCTGCGCAGAGGGTCTGCAGACCTCCTGTCGGCACGGCGGCGGCTGGGCCGCGGGCGATGTGGACGGCGGCCAGGGCGAGGCGGTACGCGTCCCGCAGGCGCAGGGCACGCTGGTCAAGCTGCCGGTGGCAGAGGACTCGGCCCTCCTGCCGTCCCTCCTCACGCTGTCCGACGTGTTCTGCACCGGCCACCACTGCGCGGTCACCGCCGGGGTCGGCCCCCGTACGACCGTCACGGTCGTCGGCGACGGAGCGGTCGGCCTCTCCGCCGTGCTGGCCGCCAGGTGGCTCGGTGCGGAGCGGATCATCCTGATGGGCCGGCACAAGGGCCGCACCGACCTGGGCCGCGACTTCGGTGCCACCGACGTCGTCGCCGAGCGCGGCGAGGAAGGGATCGAGCGCGTACGGGAACTGACCGGCGGCGACGGCACCCACACCGTCCTGGAGTGCGTCGGTACGCTGCCGGCCCTGAACATGTCGGTCGGCGCGGTCCGCGCGGGCGGCACGATCAGCCGCGTCGGCGCACCTCAGTACTCCGAAGTCCCTCTCGGATTCCCGGAGTTCATGAAGAACCTCACCCTCACCGGCGGGGTGGCGCCGGCCCGCGCGTACATCGAGGAGCTGCTGCCCGACGTACTGGAGGGCCGGATCGAGCCGGGCCGCGTCTTCGACCGTACGGTCGGCATGGACGGCGTACCGGACGGATACCGCGCGATGGCCGACCGCGAGGCCCTGAAGGTTCTCGTCGAGCCGTGA
- a CDS encoding L,D-transpeptidase — translation MLRTRVLAHARVRAAVVAAATAALLAPVAACSSSSSSGAPGAGADTKVTPGADDRPVKVTVTPTGERVPAGEPVRVTAAGGRLTSVTVADDEGHKLAGKVAADGRSWVSDRKAAPGTAYTVTAATRTGGGTARSSRAAFTTAPADRVNKVDWRPGADATVGVAQPISLVFDNPVKNRAAVEKQLRITTSNNTEGSWGWMTDWSGRDRVDWRPKAYWKPGTEVTLNAELNGTDSGAAGGWFVRDYTTTFTIGARQIAEVDLDRHQLTLVRDGKTVRRIPVSGGTPGGDKRSWRGTAVLMAKEGTINMNSETVGLGDAYDKMVEHSMRLTWSGMYAHAAPWNARYFGNANQSSGCIGMSDANAAWFYGQVRPGDPFEITGKDTKGVVAPGNGFGAWNLSWSEWQRKSALR, via the coding sequence TTGCTCCGCACACGCGTACTCGCCCATGCCCGCGTCCGGGCCGCCGTCGTGGCCGCCGCCACGGCCGCACTGCTGGCGCCGGTCGCCGCCTGCTCGTCGAGCAGCTCCTCCGGCGCCCCGGGCGCCGGGGCGGACACCAAGGTGACGCCGGGCGCCGACGACCGCCCCGTCAAGGTCACCGTCACGCCCACGGGAGAACGGGTCCCGGCGGGCGAGCCCGTGCGGGTCACGGCCGCGGGCGGCCGGCTCACCTCGGTGACCGTCGCCGACGACGAGGGTCACAAGCTCGCCGGGAAGGTCGCCGCCGACGGCCGGTCATGGGTCTCCGACCGCAAGGCCGCACCCGGTACGGCGTACACGGTGACGGCGGCGACCAGGACCGGGGGCGGAACCGCCAGGAGCAGCAGGGCCGCCTTCACCACGGCCCCGGCGGACAGGGTCAACAAGGTCGACTGGCGACCGGGCGCCGACGCCACCGTCGGCGTCGCCCAGCCGATCTCCCTGGTCTTCGACAACCCGGTGAAGAACCGGGCCGCGGTCGAGAAGCAGCTCAGGATCACCACCTCGAACAACACCGAGGGCTCCTGGGGCTGGATGACCGACTGGTCGGGCAGGGACCGAGTGGACTGGCGCCCCAAGGCGTACTGGAAGCCCGGAACCGAGGTCACGCTGAACGCCGAGCTGAACGGCACCGACTCGGGCGCGGCCGGCGGCTGGTTCGTACGCGACTACACGACCACCTTCACCATCGGCGCCCGGCAGATCGCCGAGGTCGACCTCGACAGGCACCAACTCACGCTCGTACGCGACGGGAAGACGGTCCGGCGCATACCGGTCTCCGGCGGCACACCCGGCGGTGACAAGCGCTCCTGGCGCGGAACCGCCGTGCTCATGGCCAAGGAGGGCACGATCAACATGAACTCCGAGACGGTGGGCCTGGGCGACGCCTACGACAAGATGGTCGAGCACTCGATGCGGCTGACCTGGTCGGGCATGTACGCGCACGCCGCCCCGTGGAACGCCCGCTACTTCGGCAACGCCAACCAGAGTTCCGGATGCATAGGGATGAGCGACGCGAACGCGGCCTGGTTCTACGGGCAGGTGCGGCCGGGCGACCCGTTCGAGATCACCGGCAAGGACACCAAGGGCGTGGTCGCGCCCGGGAACGGCTTCGGCGCGTGGAACCTCTCGTGGAGCGAGTGGCAGCGGAAGAGCGCGCTGCGCTGA
- a CDS encoding helix-turn-helix transcriptional regulator, translated as MAREQHSGSGGGELGRFLKARRARVTPADVGLPAGPGLRRTPGLRREELATLAGVSIDYYTRMERGRETNPSPSVVDALATALLLEEPERRHLRDLAACAARGAAPFRTAEEPATSVDPGMELLLESLRPNPAHVVSRTMDVLAANPGGLRLMAGLADWPQGQRNIVRYVFLYPTARVLFEDWEIQIRGCVARLRTLAGVEPDAPDLTGLVDELLAKSPDFARLWEDYDVTGHSSGRKTFHHPDAGTFTLGYHSLQLDGGSGQRLVAYHAGPGTPEYDVMVRLDRGQDLDLDLDREPAETEAAGRAPRRH; from the coding sequence ATGGCACGTGAGCAGCACAGCGGCAGCGGTGGTGGCGAGCTGGGGCGGTTTCTCAAAGCCCGTCGGGCCCGGGTGACGCCCGCCGACGTCGGGCTCCCGGCCGGACCCGGGCTGCGTCGTACGCCCGGCCTGCGCCGCGAGGAGCTGGCGACTCTCGCCGGGGTCAGCATCGACTACTACACGCGTATGGAACGCGGCAGGGAGACCAACCCCAGCCCGTCCGTCGTCGACGCCCTCGCCACCGCGCTGCTGCTGGAGGAACCCGAGCGCCGGCACCTGCGCGACCTCGCCGCCTGCGCGGCCCGCGGCGCCGCCCCGTTCCGGACGGCCGAGGAACCCGCCACGAGCGTGGATCCCGGTATGGAACTGCTCCTGGAGAGCCTGCGCCCCAACCCCGCCCACGTCGTCAGCCGCACCATGGACGTGCTGGCCGCCAACCCCGGCGGGCTGCGGCTGATGGCCGGGCTCGCGGACTGGCCGCAGGGGCAGCGCAACATCGTGCGCTACGTCTTCCTGTACCCGACCGCCCGCGTCCTGTTCGAGGACTGGGAGATCCAGATCCGCGGCTGTGTCGCCCGTCTCCGTACCCTGGCCGGCGTCGAACCGGACGCCCCCGACCTCACCGGCCTGGTCGACGAGCTGCTCGCGAAGAGCCCGGATTTCGCCCGCCTCTGGGAGGACTACGACGTCACGGGCCACAGCAGCGGGCGCAAGACCTTCCACCACCCCGACGCCGGCACCTTCACCCTCGGCTACCACTCACTCCAGCTGGACGGCGGCTCGGGTCAGCGCCTGGTGGCGTACCACGCCGGACCCGGCACTCCGGAGTACGACGTGATGGTCCGACTCGACCGGGGCCAGGACCTGGACCTGGACCTGGACCGGGAGCCGGCCGAGACCGAGGCCGCCGGGCGGGCGCCCCGGCGACACTGA
- a CDS encoding helix-turn-helix domain-containing protein produces the protein MLQGARGGTLRTGAVDIARIGGLWRVTRPWHPGLRPFLRSYVGYWEAMTTPYEARLVPTGHATLLISLAEPFSQVRRLGMPGGDSGSIGSLVVGLEDRPAICVHPGGQEAIRVEFTPLGAYRLFGMPMSELTNLAIEIRDVLGPEARVLVERLASTQDWAARFDLLDAALLARLGDGPDPSPEVHHAWHLLSGSAGVIPIARIAAEVGWSQGYLVRRFTQQIGLTPKASARVLRFRHAVAMLNHGAASLTEISTACGFYDQAHLNREFRAIAGTTPGQMVASRRVEGALALSARSNSSKTRPTATR, from the coding sequence GTGCTTCAAGGTGCGCGGGGCGGCACGCTGCGTACGGGTGCGGTCGACATCGCGCGGATCGGTGGTCTGTGGCGGGTCACGCGGCCCTGGCATCCCGGGTTGCGGCCGTTCCTGCGCAGTTACGTCGGCTACTGGGAAGCGATGACCACGCCGTACGAGGCGCGGTTGGTGCCGACCGGGCACGCGACCCTGCTGATCAGCCTCGCGGAGCCGTTTTCCCAGGTCCGGCGGCTGGGCATGCCGGGCGGGGACAGCGGGAGCATCGGGTCGCTGGTGGTGGGGCTGGAGGACCGGCCCGCGATCTGTGTGCATCCCGGCGGCCAGGAGGCGATCCGGGTCGAGTTCACGCCGCTGGGCGCCTACCGGCTGTTCGGCATGCCGATGAGCGAGCTGACGAACCTGGCCATCGAGATCCGGGACGTTCTGGGGCCCGAGGCCCGGGTGCTGGTGGAGCGGCTGGCGTCCACCCAGGACTGGGCGGCCAGGTTCGACCTGCTGGACGCGGCGCTGCTGGCCCGGCTCGGGGACGGCCCGGACCCCTCGCCCGAGGTCCACCACGCCTGGCACCTGCTCTCCGGCAGCGCGGGGGTGATCCCGATCGCCCGTATCGCCGCGGAAGTGGGGTGGAGCCAGGGGTACCTGGTCCGGCGGTTCACCCAGCAGATCGGGCTGACACCGAAGGCGTCCGCCCGGGTGCTGCGCTTCCGCCACGCCGTGGCGATGCTCAACCACGGGGCCGCGAGCCTCACCGAGATCTCGACGGCCTGCGGCTTCTACGACCAGGCACACCTCAACCGCGAGTTCCGCGCCATCGCCGGCACCACCCCCGGACAGATGGTCGCCTCCCGCCGGGTGGAAGGGGCCCTGGCCCTCTCCGCGAGGTCAAATTCGTCCAAGACCCGTCCGACCGCCACTCGATAG